One Desulfobulbus oligotrophicus DNA segment encodes these proteins:
- a CDS encoding YkgJ family cysteine cluster protein: MSGQRGEYVLARNKSFCNFCPGYCCYRLPGATLYLDAADINRIARYFNISDGEVRTRYLENRNTFKIKEDGSCLLLADDRLSKRCTIHEARPRQCREFPYAKPCPYLESSELLSSIQPRIEQGLFTVLLEKR; this comes from the coding sequence ATGTCAGGTCAGAGAGGCGAGTATGTATTGGCTCGCAACAAATCGTTTTGTAATTTTTGTCCAGGGTATTGCTGTTATCGCTTACCCGGAGCCACCCTGTACCTTGATGCCGCAGATATCAATCGGATTGCACGTTATTTCAACATCAGTGATGGTGAGGTGCGGACACGTTATCTTGAGAACAGGAATACCTTCAAAATCAAGGAAGACGGATCATGTCTTCTGCTTGCCGACGATCGGTTGAGTAAACGCTGCACAATTCATGAGGCTCGACCCCGGCAGTGTCGGGAATTTCCTTATGCTAAACCCTGTCCGTATCTGGAAAGTTCTGAGCTGCTCAGCAGTATTCAACCACGTATTGAGCAGGGTCTTTTCACAGTTCTGCTTGAGAAACGTTAG